The Xiphophorus couchianus chromosome 14, X_couchianus-1.0, whole genome shotgun sequence genome includes a region encoding these proteins:
- the LOC114157906 gene encoding uromodulin-like, with product MRQEKCLFCSSDLCGSDSVVLQFPDFLVDGNKVFTPSVANQQAYADLSGCRSSGVLFRPGDVVSSDPITCTTLTCSQSAVLQKTSCGTTERCQGNGVCSSASSLGSVCTVTGPAVVDFQSQQNSVKDRCWYSLLRIPPDFQVLAHFQERRRKDVSFLDSVTLRLNGSTSAVDIQLKQGGRVLLNGSPLTLSGSVQTGHGVKLSKDQTGVTVQASLSDFSASVFFDGSTAQIHLKGSDGLPLQGLCGNASRSLSEERLSEDGSTSCEAQYTDATDTTTSCTKMAERCTLLKEASFSSCGVDPKPYMAACTDTLCRYSDLDGLSCRFLEAYARACSLQSSAAPEDWRSKAQCSPPGAVCQDRTCSDHEFCGEKTAGGETRCFCRAIFASKYRQTNSLGDPPVCRQSSTSLSLVGCLLEDKGIDYSVLQLKDPTCRGQMDQQTHMVTFSFNSTDLCGTEVTTNNSQTIYKNTIMTQNLSSGGITRQDQVYIGFSCVETQPDIQTVAFRIKDSSVVQFISSGPWNYSLTMKAYTDANRTQAVASNTEVRLNQKIWVELDADGLDESLVAVVMDSCWATDQESASASRKHYLIENGCPNPEDQTVSVEANGKGTSNYFSFNMFQFTGSSAQVYLHCKLQLCIKQENTCVKTCGGTRSFRSVRSQSGAAAFISMAWTA from the exons ATGAGACaggaaaaatgtctgttttgctCTTCAGA TCTCTGTGGTTCTGACTCTGTTGTTCTGCAGTTCCCAGATTTTCTGGTGGATGGAAACAAAGTTTTCACTCCAAGTGTTGCAAACCAGCAAGCCTATGCAGATCTGAGCGGCTGCAGGTCATCAG GCGTTCTGTTCAGACCTGGAGACGTTGTCAGCTCTGATCCAATAACCTGCACGACTCTCACCTGTTCTCAGTCTGCAGTCCTCCAGAAAACCAGCTGTGGGACCACGGAGCGTTGTCAAGGCAACGGCGT ctgctcctctgcctcctcgtTGGGCTCCGTCTGCACGGTGACGGGTCCGGCTGTGGTGGACTTCCAGAGCCAGCAGAACTCTGTGAAGGACCGGTGCTGGTACTCTCTGCTGAGGATCCCACCAGACTTCCAGGTTCTGGCCCACTTCCAGGAGCGGCGCCGTAAAGACGTGAGCTTCCTGGACAGCGTGACGCTGCGACTGAACGGGTCCACATCGGCCGTTGACATCCAGCTGAAACAAGGAGGCAGAGTTCTG CTGAACGGCTCGCCGCTGACCCTCAGCGGCTCGGTTCAGACGGGTCACGGTGTGAAGCTCTCCAAGGACCAAACTGGAGTCACTGTCCAGGCGTCCCTGTCCGACTTCTCTGCTTCTGTCTTCTTTGACGGCTCCACGGCTCAGATCCACCTGAAAG GTTCTGATGGACTGCCTCTGCAGGGTCTGTGTGGAAACGCCAGCAGGTCTCTGAGTGAAGAGCGGCTCTCTGAGGACGGCTCCACCAG CTGTGAGGCGCAGTACACCGACGCTACTGACACAACCACCAGCTGCACCAAGATGGCTGAACG CTGTACCCTCCTGAAGGAGGCGTCCTTCTCCTCCTGCGGCGTGGACCCGAAGCCCTACATGGCCGCCTGCACAGACACTTTGTGCCGCTATTCAGATCTGGACGGCCTGAGCTGTCGGTTCCTGGAGGCCTACGCCAGAGCCTGCAGCCTGCAGAGCAGCGCCGCACCGGAGGACTGGAGGTCCAAGGCTCAGTGCT CGCCCCCTGGGGCCGTCTGTCAGGACAGGACCTGCAGCGATCACGAGTTCTGTGGAGAGAAGACAGCTGGAGGAGAAACTCGCTGCTTCTGTCGGGCCATTTTTGCCTCCAAGTACAGACAGACGAACTCTTTGG GTGATCCGCCGGTCTGCAGGCAGAGCTCtacttctctctctctggtcGGGTGTCTCCTGGAGGACAAAGGCATCGACTACTCTGTCTTACAGCTCAAAGATCCGACCTGCAGAGGTCAGATGGACCAGCAGACCCACATGGTGACCTTCAGCTTCAACAGCACCGACCTCTGTGGGACTGAGGTCACG acCAACAACAGCCAAACCATCTACAAGAACACCATCATGACACAGAACCTCTCCTCTGGAGGAATCACTCGCCAAGACCAGGTCTACATCGGGTTTTCCTGCGTTGAGACCCAGCCGGACATACAGACGGTGGCTTTCAGGATCAAAGACAG ctctgtggTTCAGTTCATCTCATCCGGACCTTGGAATTACTCTCTGACCATGAAGGCCTACACCGACGCCAACCGAACTCAAGCTGTGGCCTCAAACACCGAAGTTCGTCTGAACCAGAAGATCTGGGTGGAGCTGGACGCCGACGGCCTGGATGAAAGCCTGGTTGCCGTGGTGATGGACTCCTGCTGGGCGACGGACCAGGAATCGGCCAGCGCTAGCCGTAAACATTACCTGATCGAGAACGG TTGTCCAAACCCTGAGGACCAGACGGTGAGCGTGGAGGCAAACGGAAAGGGAACCTCCAACTACTTCTCCTTCAACATGTTCCAGTTCACTGGGAGCTCTGCTCAGGTCTACCTGCACTGCAAACTGCAGCTCTGCATCAAACAGGAGAACACCTGCGTCAAG ACGTGTGGTGGAACTCGGAGTTTCAGATCTGTCCGGTCCCAGTCTGGAGCTGCTGCCTTCATCAGCATGGCTTGGACTGCCTAG